In Oncorhynchus gorbuscha isolate QuinsamMale2020 ecotype Even-year linkage group LG08, OgorEven_v1.0, whole genome shotgun sequence, one genomic interval encodes:
- the LOC124041800 gene encoding glutamine synthetase-like: MATSSSAELSKAVKQQYMDLPQGDKVQIMYVWIDGTGEGLRCKTRTLDSEPKCIEELPEWNFDGSSTYQSEGSNSDMYLIPSAMFRDPFRKDPNKLVLCEVLKYNRKPAETNLRLTCNKVMDMVENQVPWFGMEQEYTILGTDGHPFGWPNNGFPGPQGPYYCGVGSDKAYGRDIVEAHYRACLYAGVMICGTNAEVMPAQWEFQVGPCEGINMGDHLWAARFILHRVCEDFGVVASFDPKPIPGNWNGAGCHTNFSTKEMREEGGLKAIEESIERLGKRHTYHIRAYDPKGGLDNARRLTGHHETSNIHEFSAGVANRGASIRIPRTVGQEKKGYFEDRRPSANCDPYAVTEAIIRTCLLSEEGDEPVNY; encoded by the exons ATGGCTACGTCCTCCAGCGCAGAACTGAGTAAGGCTGTCAAACAGCAGTACATGGACCTCCCTCAGGGAGACAAAGTCCAAATCATGTATGTCTGGATCGATGGAACCGGAGAGGGACTCCGCTGTAAGACCAGAACGCTGGATTCGGAGCCCAAGTGCATCGAAG AACTGCCTGAATGGAACTTTGATGGCTCTAGCACCTACCAGTCTGAGGGCTCAAACAGTGATATGTATTTGATTCCTTCTGCAATGTTCAGAGATCCTTTCCGCAAAGACCCCAACAAACTGGTCCTGTGTGAAGTGCTGAAGTACAACCGCAAACCTGCAG AAACCAACCTTCGTTTGACGTGTAATAAAGTTATGGACATGGTTGAGAACCAGGTCCCTTGGTTTGGCATGGAGCAAGAGTACACCATTTTGGGCACTGATGGACACCCATTTGGTTGGCCCAACAATGGCTTCCCTGGCCCACAAG GTCCCTATTACTGTGGAGTGGGATCTGACAAGGCCTACGGTAGAGATATTGTGGAAGCCCACTACAGAGCCTGCCTGTATGCTGGGGTCATGATCTGTGGAACCAATGCTGAAGTCATGCCTGCACAG TGGGAGTTCCAGGTTGGCCCTTGTGAAGGCATCAACATGGGTGATCACCTTTGGGCAGCTAGGTTCATTCTCCACCGGGTGTGTGAGGACTTTGGTGTGGTGGCCTCATTTGACCCCAAGCCCATCCCTGGAAACTGGAACGGCGCTGGATGCCACACCAATTTCAGCACaaaagagatgagggaagagggtGGGTTGAA GGCCATTGAGGAGTCCATTGAAAGGCTGGGGAAGAGGCATACCTACCACATCCGTGCCTATGACCCTAAAGGGGGACTTGACAATGCCCGTCGCCTTACCGGCCACCATGAAACCTCCAACATCCACGAGTTCTCTGCCGGTGTGGCCAACCGCGGTGCCAGCATCCGCATCCCTCGCACTGTGGGCCAGGAGAAGAAAGGCTACTTCGAGGACCGCCGCCCATCTGCCAACTGTGACCCGTACGCCGTGACTGAGGCTATAATCCGCACCTGTTTGCTTAGTGAGGAAGGAGATGAACCTGTGAACTACTAG